In archaeon CG10_big_fil_rev_8_21_14_0_10_43_11, a genomic segment contains:
- the pcn gene encoding proliferating cell nuclear antigen (pcna): MFKAVIDNSKLFKDSINLINELVGEGIFEISTDGIKLVAMDPASVAMIVFHLLPSAFSTYTVDESKKIGLSIDKLKDVLRRVTGTERIIISLVDANLLVEIQDTYHRKFSLPLLDLDPQDLRVPALEFNAVVELKSDVLKNGVEDAGVLSDSIILHAFPEKFVMSGRGDNSDVTIELDPTTSDALVNLDVKEESSAKYSIEYLNKMIKASKLAENLTLNFKKDYPLRLDYTSVNQLKVSFILAPRVETD, encoded by the coding sequence ATGTTTAAAGCAGTCATTGATAATTCTAAACTGTTTAAAGATAGTATTAATCTCATTAATGAGCTCGTTGGTGAAGGCATTTTTGAAATCTCAACAGACGGTATCAAACTCGTTGCTATGGATCCTGCAAGCGTTGCTATGATTGTATTCCACCTTTTGCCCAGTGCTTTTTCAACGTATACAGTTGATGAGAGCAAAAAAATTGGTCTAAGCATTGACAAGCTCAAAGACGTGCTCAGGCGCGTTACCGGAACTGAACGCATTATTATTAGCTTAGTTGATGCAAACCTGCTTGTAGAAATCCAAGATACGTATCACCGAAAATTTTCACTGCCCCTTCTTGACCTTGACCCACAAGATTTGCGCGTACCTGCTCTTGAATTCAATGCAGTTGTTGAACTCAAATCAGACGTGCTCAAAAATGGTGTTGAAGATGCAGGTGTGCTTAGTGACAGTATTATTCTTCACGCGTTTCCCGAAAAGTTTGTGATGAGCGGTCGGGGGGACAACAGCGATGTTACTATTGAACTTGACCCAACAACAAGTGATGCGCTGGTCAATTTGGACGTGAAAGAAGAGAGTTCTGCAAAATATTCAATTGAGTACCTCAACAAAATGATTAAAGCGTCAAAGCTTGCAGAAAACTTAACACTCAACTTTAAAAAAGACTATCCGCTTCGCCTTGACTACACATCAGTGAACCAGCTTAAAGTCAGCTTTATTCTTGCGCCGCGCGTAGAAACTGATTAA